The following are encoded together in the Pseudomonas xantholysinigenes genome:
- the elbB gene encoding isoprenoid biosynthesis glyoxalase ElbB has product MTKKVAVILSGCGVYDGAEIHESVITLLRLDQRGAQVQCFAPNIAQLHVIDHLTGEEMPESRNVLVESARIARGEVKDIREAKAEDFDALIVPGGFGAAKNLSNFAVEGANCTLNPDVLALAEAFADACKPVGLICISPALAAKIYGPGVVCTIGKDAGTAAAVVKMGGTHEECDVHDIVEDVQRKLVTTPAYMEAKSISEAAGGIYKLVDRVLELTHEND; this is encoded by the coding sequence ATGACGAAAAAAGTAGCGGTGATTCTGTCCGGATGCGGCGTGTACGACGGCGCTGAAATCCACGAAAGCGTGATCACCCTGCTGCGCCTCGACCAGCGCGGCGCCCAGGTGCAGTGCTTCGCGCCAAACATCGCGCAACTGCATGTGATCGACCACCTGACCGGTGAAGAAATGCCCGAGTCGCGCAATGTGCTGGTGGAATCGGCGCGCATCGCCCGGGGCGAGGTGAAGGACATTCGCGAAGCCAAGGCCGAGGACTTCGACGCGCTGATCGTGCCCGGCGGCTTCGGCGCGGCGAAGAACCTGTCCAACTTTGCCGTCGAAGGCGCCAACTGCACCCTGAACCCGGATGTACTGGCCCTGGCCGAGGCCTTTGCCGATGCCTGCAAGCCGGTCGGCCTGATCTGCATCTCGCCTGCGCTGGCGGCGAAGATCTACGGGCCGGGCGTGGTCTGCACCATCGGCAAGGATGCCGGCACCGCGGCGGCCGTGGTGAAAATGGGTGGCACCCATGAAGAATGTGATGTGCACGACATCGTCGAGGATGTGCAACGCAAGCTGGTGACCACTCCGGCATACATGGAGGCCAAGTCGATCAGTGAGGCGGCAGGCGGGATCTACAAGCTGGTGGACCGGGTGCTGGAGCTGACCCACGAGAACGACTGA
- a CDS encoding DedA family protein has protein sequence MLQQFLNDFGYFALFLGTFFEGETILVLAGFLAFREYMDIKLVVLVAFCGSYAGDQLWYFMGRRHGRKILARKPRWQAMGDRALEHIRRHPDIWVLSFRFVYGLRTVMPVAIGLSGYPPRRYLLLNGIGAAVWALALGLAAYHFGAILEGMLGSIKKYELWVLGGLLVLGLLLWLRRRFRNSRAERRAAAQGQAAEAEQAVAQEQQPEHGRDQR, from the coding sequence ATGCTTCAACAATTCCTGAACGATTTCGGCTACTTTGCCCTTTTTCTCGGCACGTTCTTCGAAGGCGAGACCATCCTGGTGCTCGCCGGATTTCTTGCGTTCCGCGAGTACATGGATATCAAGCTGGTGGTGCTGGTGGCCTTCTGCGGCAGCTACGCCGGCGACCAGCTGTGGTACTTCATGGGCCGCCGCCACGGGCGCAAGATCCTCGCCCGCAAGCCGCGCTGGCAGGCCATGGGTGACCGGGCGCTGGAACACATCCGCCGCCACCCCGACATCTGGGTGCTGAGCTTCCGCTTCGTCTACGGCCTGCGCACGGTGATGCCGGTGGCCATTGGCTTGTCCGGCTACCCGCCACGCCGCTACCTGCTGCTCAACGGCATTGGCGCCGCGGTGTGGGCCCTGGCCCTGGGCCTGGCCGCCTACCACTTTGGCGCAATCCTCGAAGGCATGCTGGGCAGCATCAAGAAATACGAGCTATGGGTGCTCGGCGGCCTGTTGGTGCTGGGCCTGCTGCTGTGGCTGCGCCGGCGTTTTCGCAACAGCCGCGCCGAGCGCCGCGCGGCGGCACAGGGCCAGGCCGCCGAGGCTGAGCAGGCTGTAGCCCAGGAGCAACAGCCAGAACACGGGCGTGACCAGCGCTAA
- the ppx gene encoding exopolyphosphatase, translated as MPQTTAKNLSLIAAIDLGSNSFHMVVAKAHHTEIRILERLGEKVQLAAGIDDERKLSEEAMQRGLECLKRFAQLINGMPQGSVRIVGTNALREARNRNEFIQRAEAILGHPVEVISGREEARLIYLGVSHTLADTPGKRLVADIGGGSTEFIIGQRFEPLLRESLQMGCVSFTQRYFRDGKITPARYAQAYTAARLELMSIENALHRLTWDEAIGSSGTIRAIAAAIKAMGQGSGEVNAEGLAALKRKLFKLGETDKIDFEGVKPDRRTIFPAGLAILEAIFDALELARMDHCDGALREGVLFDLLGRHHHEDVRERTLNSLMERYHVDQGQAARVERKALHAFDQVAKAWDLECGNWRDLLGWAAKVHEVGLDIAHYHYHKHGAYLIEHSDLSGFSREDQQMMALLVRGHRRNIPKDKFAEFGDEGIKLIRLCVLLRFAILFHHIRGTQQMPKVVLQAGDNSLEVVFPEGWLEQNQLTQADFANEAEWLARVGFVLSVR; from the coding sequence ATGCCGCAAACCACCGCGAAGAACCTGTCCCTGATCGCCGCCATCGACCTTGGCTCCAACAGTTTCCACATGGTCGTGGCCAAGGCCCATCACACGGAAATCCGCATTCTCGAAAGGCTCGGGGAGAAAGTGCAGCTGGCCGCCGGTATCGACGACGAGCGCAAGCTCAGCGAAGAAGCCATGCAGCGCGGGCTCGAATGCCTCAAGCGCTTCGCCCAGCTGATCAACGGCATGCCGCAAGGGTCGGTGCGCATCGTCGGCACCAACGCCCTGCGCGAAGCCCGCAACCGCAACGAATTCATCCAGCGCGCCGAGGCCATCCTCGGTCACCCGGTGGAGGTCATCTCCGGCCGTGAAGAGGCGCGCCTGATCTACCTGGGCGTCTCGCACACCCTGGCCGACACCCCCGGCAAGCGCCTGGTCGCCGACATCGGCGGCGGCAGCACCGAGTTCATCATCGGCCAGCGTTTCGAGCCTCTGCTGCGCGAAAGCCTGCAGATGGGCTGCGTGAGCTTCACCCAACGCTACTTCCGCGACGGCAAGATCACCCCGGCGCGCTACGCCCAGGCCTATACCGCCGCGCGCCTGGAGCTGATGAGCATCGAGAACGCCCTGCACCGCTTGACCTGGGACGAAGCCATCGGCTCGTCCGGGACCATCCGCGCCATCGCCGCGGCGATCAAGGCCATGGGCCAAGGCAGCGGCGAGGTCAACGCCGAGGGCCTGGCGGCGCTCAAGCGCAAGCTGTTCAAGCTCGGCGAGACCGACAAGATCGACTTCGAAGGGGTCAAGCCCGACCGGCGCACCATCTTCCCGGCCGGCCTGGCGATTCTCGAGGCGATCTTCGACGCCCTGGAGCTGGCGCGCATGGACCACTGCGACGGCGCCCTGCGCGAAGGCGTGCTGTTCGACCTGCTGGGCCGCCACCACCATGAAGACGTGCGCGAGCGCACCCTGAACTCACTGATGGAGCGTTATCACGTCGACCAGGGCCAGGCGGCACGGGTCGAGCGCAAGGCCCTGCATGCCTTCGACCAGGTGGCCAAGGCCTGGGACCTGGAATGCGGCAACTGGCGCGATCTGCTGGGATGGGCGGCAAAAGTGCATGAAGTGGGGCTGGATATTGCCCATTACCACTACCACAAGCACGGCGCCTACCTGATCGAGCACTCCGACCTGTCGGGGTTCTCCCGCGAGGACCAGCAAATGATGGCCCTGCTGGTGCGTGGCCACCGCCGCAACATCCCCAAGGACAAGTTCGCTGAGTTCGGCGACGAAGGCATCAAGTTGATCCGTCTATGCGTGCTGCTGCGTTTTGCCATCCTGTTCCACCACATCCGTGGCACCCAGCAGATGCCCAAGGTGGTGTTGCAGGCCGGCGACAACAGCCTGGAAGTGGTCTTCCCCGAGGGCTGGCTGGAGCAAAACCAGCTGACCCAGGCCGACTTCGCCAACGAGGCGGAGTGGCTGGCGCGGGTTGGGTTTGTGCTGAGCGTGCGCTGA
- the hemB gene encoding porphobilinogen synthase — translation MSFTPANRLFPATRLRRNRRDEFSRRLVRENTLTVDDLILPVFVLDGENRREEVPSMPGVERLSIDLLLEAAQGWVELGIPALALFPVTPTEKKSLDGAEAWNPDGIAQRATRALRARFPELGVITDVALDPFTTHGQDGILDEEGYVQNDITVDALVRQALSHAEAGAQVVAPSDMMDGRLGAIREALEVAGHVNVRIMAYSAKYASAYYGPFRDAVGSALNLGKANKASYQMDPANSDEALHEVATDLAEGADMVMVKPGMPYLDIVHRVKTEFKVPTFVYQVSGEYAMHMAAIQNGWLSEAVILESLTAFKRAGADGILTYFAVRAAQLMRGQ, via the coding sequence GTGAGCTTTACCCCCGCCAATCGTCTGTTTCCTGCCACCCGTCTGCGTCGCAACCGCCGGGATGAATTCTCCCGTCGTCTGGTTCGCGAGAACACCCTGACCGTCGATGACCTGATCCTGCCGGTATTCGTGCTGGACGGCGAGAATCGCCGCGAAGAGGTGCCGTCCATGCCAGGCGTCGAGCGCCTGTCGATCGACTTGCTGCTCGAAGCCGCACAAGGCTGGGTGGAGCTGGGGATCCCGGCGCTGGCGCTGTTCCCGGTGACCCCGACCGAGAAGAAGTCCCTCGACGGCGCCGAAGCCTGGAACCCGGATGGCATCGCCCAGCGCGCCACCCGTGCCCTGCGCGCGCGCTTCCCGGAACTGGGGGTGATCACCGACGTGGCCCTGGACCCGTTCACCACCCACGGCCAGGATGGCATCCTCGATGAAGAGGGCTATGTCCAGAATGACATCACTGTCGATGCCCTGGTGCGCCAGGCCCTGTCCCACGCCGAGGCCGGCGCCCAGGTGGTGGCCCCGTCGGACATGATGGACGGCCGCCTTGGCGCGATCCGCGAAGCCCTGGAAGTGGCCGGCCACGTCAACGTGCGCATCATGGCCTACTCGGCCAAGTACGCCAGTGCCTACTACGGCCCGTTCCGCGACGCGGTCGGCTCGGCGCTGAACCTGGGCAAGGCCAACAAGGCCTCCTACCAGATGGATCCGGCCAACAGCGACGAGGCCCTGCACGAAGTGGCCACCGACCTTGCCGAAGGCGCCGACATGGTCATGGTCAAGCCGGGCATGCCGTACCTGGACATCGTTCACCGGGTCAAGACCGAGTTCAAGGTCCCGACCTTCGTCTACCAGGTCAGCGGCGAGTACGCCATGCACATGGCGGCGATCCAGAACGGCTGGCTCAGCGAGGCCGTGATCCTCGAATCCCTCACCGCTTTCAAACGGGCAGGCGCTGATGGCATCCTGACCTATTTCGCCGTGCGTGCCGCTCAATTGATGAGAGGGCAGTAA
- the trxA gene encoding thioredoxin TrxA: MSSDLIKHVTDASFEADVIKAEGAVLVDYWAEWCGPCKMIAPVLDDIAAEYQGKVTVAKLNIDENDQTPAKHGVRGIPTLMLFKNGNVEATKVGALSKSQLKAFLDANL; encoded by the coding sequence ATGAGCAGCGATCTTATCAAACATGTCACCGACGCCAGCTTCGAAGCCGACGTAATCAAGGCGGAAGGCGCGGTGCTGGTCGACTACTGGGCTGAATGGTGCGGCCCATGCAAGATGATCGCTCCGGTACTGGACGACATCGCCGCTGAATATCAGGGCAAGGTGACCGTCGCCAAGCTGAACATCGACGAAAACGACCAGACTCCAGCCAAGCACGGCGTGCGTGGCATCCCGACGCTGATGCTGTTCAAGAACGGCAACGTCGAGGCGACCAAGGTCGGCGCGCTGTCCAAGTCGCAGCTCAAGGCGTTCCTCGACGCCAACCTGTGA
- a CDS encoding YaiI/YqxD family protein, with protein MRVWIDADACPKAAKDLIVKFALKRKLEVVMVAGQPQIKPAFACVRLIVVPSGMDAADDYLVDNAVPGELVICSDVPLADRLIKKGVAALDPRGREFDERNMGERLAVRNLFTELREQGQVGGGQAPYGEREKQAFANALDRILTRLSKG; from the coding sequence ATGCGTGTATGGATCGATGCCGACGCCTGCCCCAAGGCGGCCAAGGACCTGATCGTCAAGTTCGCCCTCAAGCGCAAGCTGGAGGTGGTGATGGTCGCCGGTCAGCCGCAGATCAAGCCGGCGTTCGCCTGCGTGCGGCTGATCGTGGTACCCAGCGGCATGGATGCGGCTGATGACTACCTGGTGGACAACGCCGTGCCTGGCGAGCTGGTGATCTGCAGCGACGTGCCGTTGGCCGATCGCCTGATCAAGAAGGGCGTGGCGGCGCTGGACCCGCGTGGTCGCGAGTTCGACGAGCGCAACATGGGCGAGCGCCTGGCGGTGCGCAACCTGTTCACCGAGCTGCGCGAGCAGGGCCAGGTCGGCGGTGGCCAGGCGCCTTATGGCGAGCGTGAGAAGCAAGCGTTTGCCAATGCGCTGGACCGGATCCTCACCCGCCTGTCCAAAGGCTGA
- the rho gene encoding transcription termination factor Rho produces the protein MNLTELKQKPITDLLEMAEQMGIENMARSRKQDVIFALLKKHAKSGEEISGDGVLEILQDGFGFLRSADASYLAGPDDIYVSPSQIRRFNLRTGDTIVGKIRPPKEGERYFALLKVDTINFDRPENAKNKILFENLTPLFPNKRLKMEAGNGSTEDLTGRVIDLCAPIGKGQRGLIVAPPKAGKTIMLQNIAANITRNNPECHLIVLLIDERPEEVTEMQRTVRGEVVASTFDEPPTRHVQVAEMVIEKAKRLVEHKKDVVILLDSITRLARAYNTVIPSSGKVLTGGVDAHALEKPKRFFGAARNIEEGGSLTIIATALVETGSKMDEVIYEEFKGTGNMELPLDRRIAEKRVFPAININKSGTRREELLTADDELQRMWILRKLLHPMDEIAAIEFLVDKLKQTKTNDEFFLSMKRK, from the coding sequence ATGAACCTGACAGAACTCAAGCAAAAGCCGATTACCGATCTTTTGGAAATGGCCGAACAGATGGGCATCGAAAACATGGCCCGTTCGCGCAAACAGGACGTGATTTTCGCCCTGCTGAAAAAGCATGCGAAAAGCGGCGAAGAGATCTCGGGTGACGGCGTGCTGGAGATTCTCCAGGATGGTTTCGGTTTCCTGCGTTCGGCGGATGCCTCCTACCTGGCCGGCCCCGACGACATCTACGTTTCGCCCAGCCAGATCCGCCGCTTCAACCTGCGCACCGGCGACACCATCGTCGGCAAGATCCGCCCACCGAAAGAAGGCGAGCGTTACTTCGCGCTGCTGAAGGTCGACACCATCAACTTCGACCGTCCGGAAAACGCGAAGAACAAGATCCTGTTCGAAAACCTGACGCCACTGTTCCCCAACAAGCGTCTGAAGATGGAAGCCGGTAACGGCTCCACCGAAGACCTCACCGGTCGTGTCATCGACCTGTGCGCCCCGATCGGCAAAGGCCAGCGTGGCCTGATCGTCGCCCCGCCGAAAGCCGGTAAGACCATCATGCTGCAGAACATCGCGGCCAACATTACCCGCAACAACCCCGAGTGCCACCTGATCGTCCTGCTGATCGACGAGCGCCCGGAAGAAGTGACCGAAATGCAGCGCACCGTGCGCGGCGAAGTGGTCGCCTCGACCTTCGACGAGCCGCCGACCCGCCACGTGCAGGTCGCCGAGATGGTCATCGAGAAGGCCAAGCGCCTGGTCGAGCACAAGAAGGACGTGGTCATCCTGCTCGACTCCATCACCCGACTGGCCCGTGCCTACAACACCGTGATCCCGAGCTCCGGCAAGGTGCTGACCGGTGGTGTCGATGCCCATGCCCTGGAAAAGCCCAAGCGCTTCTTCGGTGCCGCCCGTAACATCGAGGAAGGCGGTTCGCTGACCATCATCGCCACCGCGCTGGTCGAGACCGGCTCGAAGATGGACGAAGTGATCTACGAAGAGTTCAAGGGTACCGGCAACATGGAGCTGCCGCTGGACCGCCGCATCGCCGAGAAGCGTGTGTTCCCGGCCATCAACATCAACAAGTCCGGTACTCGCCGCGAAGAGCTGCTGACCGCCGACGACGAACTGCAGCGCATGTGGATCCTGCGCAAGCTGCTGCACCCGATGGACGAGATCGCCGCCATCGAGTTCCTGGTCGACAAGCTCAAGCAGACCAAGACCAACGATGAGTTCTTCCTGTCGATGAAGCGCAAGTAA
- the ppk1 gene encoding polyphosphate kinase 1 has product MNNEVLTPVEIKDAQAVPEELVQTPPDLPAAPEPVVEPAAPAPAPAPAIAVPSLDDSSLYIHRELSQLQFNIRVLEQALDESYPLLERLKFLLIFSSNLDEFFEIRVAGLKKQINFAREQAGADGLQPHQALARISELVHLEVDRQYAILNDVLLPELEKHAIRFIRRRYWTPKLKTWVRRFFRDEIAPIITPIGLDPTHPFPLLVNKSLNFIVELEGVDAFGRDSGLAIIPAPRLLPRVIRVPEEVGGPGDNYVFLSSMIHAHADDLFQGMKVKGCYQFRLTRNADLALDSEEVDDLARALRGELFSRRYGDAVRLEVADTCPKHLSDYLLKQFSLSESELYQVNGPVNLTRLFSITGLDSHPELQYTPFTPAIPKLLQNADNIFSVIGKQDVLLMHPFESFTPVIDLLRQAAKDPHVLAVRQTLYRSGANSEIVDALVDAARNGKEVTAVIELRARFDEESNLQMASRLQAAGAVVIYGVVGFKTHAKMMLILRREQGEIVRYAHLGTGNYHAGNARLYTDYSLLTSDDALTEDVGKLFSQLIGMGKTLRMKKLLHAPFTLKKGMLDMIARETQFALEGKPAHIIAKFNSLTDAKIIKALYKASQSGVRIDLVVRGMCCLRPGIPGVSHNIHVRSIIGRFLEHTRVFYFLNGGEEQIYLSSADWMERNLDKRVETCFPVEGKKLLLRVKKELEGYLTDNTQAWTLQPDGRYVRSTPTGNQNPRSAQATLLERLSNPVLNVR; this is encoded by the coding sequence ATGAATAACGAAGTGCTAACCCCTGTCGAGATCAAGGACGCCCAGGCCGTGCCCGAAGAGCTGGTACAGACCCCGCCCGACCTGCCAGCCGCCCCGGAGCCGGTGGTAGAGCCCGCCGCGCCCGCACCGGCGCCTGCGCCGGCGATCGCCGTGCCGAGCCTGGACGACAGCAGCCTGTACATTCATCGCGAGCTCTCGCAGCTGCAGTTCAATATCCGCGTGCTGGAACAGGCGCTGGACGAGTCCTACCCGCTGCTTGAGCGCCTGAAGTTCCTGCTGATCTTCTCCAGCAACCTCGATGAGTTCTTCGAAATCCGCGTGGCGGGCCTGAAGAAACAGATCAACTTCGCCCGCGAGCAGGCCGGCGCCGACGGCCTGCAGCCGCACCAGGCGCTGGCACGCATCAGCGAGCTGGTGCACCTGGAGGTGGACCGCCAGTACGCGATCCTCAACGACGTGCTGCTGCCGGAGCTGGAAAAGCACGCCATTCGCTTCATCCGCCGCCGTTACTGGACGCCCAAGCTCAAGACCTGGGTGCGCCGGTTCTTCCGCGACGAAATCGCGCCGATCATTACCCCGATCGGCCTCGACCCGACCCATCCGTTCCCGTTGCTGGTGAACAAGAGCCTCAACTTCATCGTCGAACTCGAAGGCGTCGACGCCTTCGGCCGCGACTCGGGCCTGGCGATCATCCCGGCGCCGCGCCTGCTGCCACGGGTGATTCGTGTGCCGGAGGAGGTGGGTGGCCCGGGCGACAACTATGTGTTCCTCTCGTCGATGATCCACGCCCACGCCGACGACCTGTTCCAGGGCATGAAGGTCAAGGGTTGCTACCAGTTCCGCCTGACCCGCAACGCCGACCTGGCGCTGGACTCCGAGGAGGTCGACGACCTGGCCCGGGCCCTGCGTGGCGAGCTGTTCTCGCGCCGCTACGGTGATGCCGTGCGTCTCGAAGTGGCCGACACCTGCCCGAAACATCTGTCGGACTACCTGCTCAAGCAGTTCAGCCTGAGCGAGAGTGAGCTGTACCAGGTCAACGGTCCGGTCAACCTGACCCGCCTGTTCAGCATCACCGGGCTCGACAGCCACCCGGAGCTGCAATACACACCGTTCACCCCGGCGATCCCCAAGCTGCTGCAGAACGCCGACAACATCTTCAGCGTTATCGGCAAGCAGGACGTGCTGCTGATGCACCCGTTCGAGTCGTTCACCCCGGTGATCGACCTGCTGCGCCAGGCCGCCAAGGACCCGCACGTGCTTGCCGTGCGCCAGACCCTGTACCGCTCGGGCGCCAACTCGGAGATTGTCGACGCCCTGGTGGACGCGGCGCGTAACGGCAAGGAGGTCACCGCGGTGATCGAACTGCGCGCGCGCTTCGACGAAGAGTCCAACCTGCAGATGGCCAGCCGCTTGCAGGCTGCGGGCGCGGTGGTGATCTACGGCGTGGTCGGCTTCAAGACCCACGCCAAGATGATGCTGATCCTGCGTCGCGAACAGGGCGAAATCGTCCGTTACGCGCACCTGGGCACCGGCAACTACCACGCCGGCAACGCCCGTCTGTACACTGACTACAGCCTGCTGACCTCCGACGACGCCCTCACCGAGGACGTCGGCAAGCTGTTCAGCCAGCTGATCGGCATGGGCAAGACCCTGCGCATGAAGAAGCTGCTGCACGCCCCCTTCACCCTGAAGAAGGGCATGCTCGACATGATCGCCCGGGAAACCCAGTTCGCCCTGGAAGGCAAGCCGGCGCACATCATCGCCAAGTTCAACTCGCTGACCGACGCCAAGATCATCAAGGCGCTGTACAAGGCCAGCCAGTCGGGCGTGCGCATCGACCTGGTGGTGCGCGGCATGTGCTGCCTGCGCCCGGGTATTCCGGGAGTGTCGCACAACATCCACGTGCGTTCGATCATCGGCCGCTTCCTCGAGCACACCCGGGTGTTCTACTTCCTCAATGGCGGCGAGGAGCAGATCTACCTGTCCAGCGCCGACTGGATGGAGCGCAATCTCGACAAGCGTGTGGAGACCTGCTTCCCGGTGGAAGGCAAGAAGCTGCTGCTGCGGGTGAAGAAGGAGCTGGAGGGTTACCTCACCGACAACACCCAGGCCTGGACCTTGCAGCCGGACGGGCGCTACGTGCGCAGCACGCCGACGGGCAACCAGAACCCGCGCAGCGCCCAGGCGACGCTGCTGGAGCGCCTGAGCAACCCGGTGTTGAACGTGCGGTAG
- the ubiD gene encoding 4-hydroxy-3-polyprenylbenzoate decarboxylase, translating to MQYRDLRDFIRGLEQRGELKRIQVPISPVLEMTEVCDRTLRAKGPALLFEKPTGFDIPVLGNLFGTPERVAMGMGAESTEELREIGKLLAFLKEPEPPKGLKDAWSKLPIFKKVVSMAPKVVKDAVCQEIVVEGDDVDLGQLPIQHCWPGDVAPLITWGLTVTRGPNKDRQNLGIYRQQVIGRNKVIMRWLSHRGGALDYREWCEKHPGQPFPVAVALGADPATILGAVTPVPDTLSEYAFAGLLRGNRTELVKCRGNDLQVPATAEIILEGVIHPGEMAPEGPYGDHTGYYNEVDSFPVFTVERITHRQKPIYHSTYTGRPPDEPAILGVALNEVFVPILQKQFPEITDFYLPPEGCSYRMAVVTMKKQYPGHAKRVMLGVWSFLRQFMYTKFVIVTDDDINARDWNDVIWAITTRMDPKRDTVMIDNTPIDYLDFASPVSGLGSKMGLDATHKWPGETTREWGRVIVKDEAVTRRIDELWDQLGID from the coding sequence ATGCAGTATCGCGATCTACGCGACTTCATCCGTGGCCTGGAACAGCGCGGTGAACTCAAGCGCATCCAGGTTCCCATCTCCCCTGTACTGGAAATGACCGAAGTCTGCGACCGCACCCTGCGTGCCAAGGGCCCGGCCTTGCTGTTCGAAAAACCCACTGGCTTCGACATCCCGGTGCTGGGCAACCTGTTCGGCACGCCCGAGCGCGTGGCCATGGGCATGGGGGCCGAGTCCACCGAAGAGCTGCGCGAGATCGGCAAGCTGCTGGCGTTCCTCAAGGAGCCCGAGCCGCCGAAGGGCCTGAAGGACGCCTGGTCGAAGCTGCCGATCTTCAAGAAGGTCGTGTCCATGGCGCCGAAGGTGGTCAAGGACGCGGTATGCCAGGAAATCGTGGTCGAAGGCGACGATGTCGACCTGGGCCAGTTGCCGATCCAGCACTGCTGGCCGGGCGACGTGGCGCCGCTGATCACCTGGGGCCTGACCGTCACCCGCGGGCCGAACAAGGACCGCCAGAACCTGGGCATCTACCGTCAGCAAGTAATCGGCCGCAACAAGGTGATCATGCGCTGGCTGAGCCACCGGGGCGGCGCGCTGGACTACCGCGAGTGGTGCGAGAAACACCCCGGCCAGCCGTTCCCGGTAGCCGTGGCCCTGGGCGCGGACCCGGCGACCATCCTCGGCGCCGTGACCCCGGTACCGGACACGCTCTCCGAATATGCTTTCGCCGGCCTGTTGCGTGGCAACCGCACTGAACTGGTCAAATGCCGTGGCAACGACCTGCAGGTGCCGGCCACCGCCGAGATCATCCTCGAAGGCGTGATCCACCCCGGCGAGATGGCCCCGGAAGGCCCATACGGCGACCACACCGGCTACTACAACGAAGTGGACAGCTTCCCGGTGTTCACCGTCGAGCGCATCACCCATCGGCAAAAGCCGATCTACCACAGCACCTACACCGGTCGGCCACCGGATGAGCCGGCGATCCTCGGCGTGGCGCTGAACGAAGTGTTCGTGCCGATCCTGCAGAAGCAGTTCCCCGAGATCACCGACTTCTACCTGCCGCCGGAAGGCTGCTCGTACCGCATGGCGGTGGTGACCATGAAGAAGCAGTATCCTGGTCATGCCAAGCGCGTGATGCTGGGTGTGTGGTCGTTCCTGCGACAGTTCATGTACACCAAGTTCGTTATCGTCACCGACGACGATATCAACGCCCGTGACTGGAACGATGTGATCTGGGCCATCACCACGCGCATGGACCCCAAGCGTGATACGGTAATGATCGACAATACCCCGATCGACTACCTCGACTTCGCGTCGCCGGTGTCGGGCCTGGGGTCGAAGATGGGCCTGGACGCCACCCACAAGTGGCCGGGCGAGACTACACGCGAATGGGGCCGGGTCATCGTCAAGGACGAGGCCGTCACCCGCCGTATCGATGAGCTGTGGGACCAGTTGGGAATAGATTGA